The window CACCTTGCCCAGGGCCAACGTCGCGGCGTGACGACCGGTGGAGAGGCCATCGCCCGCTGCCTCGACGCCGAACAGCTTGACGCCGCTGTCGGGGACGAAGGCGTGGAACAGTCCCATGGCGTTCGACCCGCCGCCCACGCAGGCCACCGCGGCGTCGGGCAAGCGGCCCTCCGCTTCCAGAATCTGATCGCGCGCCTCGCGGCCGATCACCGCTTGCAGCTCGCGCACCAGCAGCGGATATGGGTGCGGCCCGGCCACCGATCCGATCACGTAATGGGTATCGCGCACGTTGGTCACCCAGTCGCGCAAGGCTTCGTTCATGGCGTCTTTCAAAGTCGCGGTGCCTTGCGAGACAGCGTGCACCTTGGCGCCCAGCAGCTTCATCCGAAAGACGTTCAGCGACTGGCGCTGGACGTCGACGGCGCCCATGTAGATCTCGCACGGCAGCCCGAACAGCGCGCAGGCAGTGGCGGTGGCGACGCCGTGCTGGCCGGCGCCGGTCTCGGCGATGATGCGCGTCTTGCCCATCCTGCGCGCCAAAATCAACTGGCCGAGACAGTTGTTGATCTTGTGCGCGCCGGTGTGACAAAGGTCCTCGCGCTTGAGGTAAAGCCGCACGCCCCGGCCAAGTTCAGCCGACAGCCGCCCGGCGAAGGTCAGCGGCGTGGGGCGGCCGACATAGTCACGCAGCAGACGATCGAACTCCTCGGCGAAGGCGGGATCGACGCTGGCGGCGGCCCAGGCGGCGCTGAGCTGATCCAGCGATGGGATCAGCGTCTCCGACACGTACCGGCCGCCGAAGCTGCCGAAGCGTCCGGGTGTTTGCGTCGTCGAGGAAGCGGGCACCGTCATGGCGAAAGACTATATCCGAGCGCTGCGGCCGCGGCACGGGCCGCCGCGACGAAGGCCGCCACGCGCGCCGGATCTTTGCGGCCGGGCGCTGACTCGACCCCGCTGGCCACGTCGACGCCGTCGGCAGCGGTGGCGGTGATCGCGGCAGCGACGTTGTCGGGGGTCAGGCCCCCGGCCAGCCAGAACGGACGCCGGCCCTGCCCGGCGATCAAACCCCACGGCGCCGGCTGCCCGCCGCCGCCAAACCCATCGACGAAGGCATCGTACAAGCGGACCGCCGCGCGCGTGTTCCATTGCAGCGCCTCGGCGAAGGACGCGGCGTCGCGCACGCGGACGGCGCGGATCAGTCCCGCGGGATCAAAGCCGGCAAAAGCCGTTGCCGTCTCGTCGCCGTGCAACTGCGCTCGATCGAGCCCCAGTTGATCGACGGCGCGGCCGACGTCGTCGGGCGCCGCATTGACGAACACGCCCACCTTCAAGACGCCGGCTGGGACGGCCGCCAGCACGGCGCGCGCGGCCGCGTGATCGCCGACGTAGCGCTTCGATCCCGGCCACAGGTTGACCCCGATGGCGCCGGCACCGGCGTGCGCAGCCAACGCGGCATCGGCGGGCGTGGTGACGCCGCAAATCTTGATCAGCAGCGGAGGGTTCTGCGGCGGCGACATGCGATCACGCCAAAAGCCCGCGCAGCGCCGCGCCTGGATCAATCGCCCGCATCAGCGTCTCGCCCACCAGCACGGCGTCGATGCCGGCGGCGCCCAGGCGGCGCACGTCGGCCGCGTCGCGGATGCCCGATTCGGCCACCATCACCCGGTCGGGTGGCACCAGCGGGCGCAGGCGAATGCAAAGCTCGCGATCCATGGTGAAGGTCTTGAGGTCGCGGTTGTTCACGCCGACGATGCGCGCGCCCAGGGCCACGGCGCGCCGCACTTCCGGTTCGTCGTGCGCTTCGACCAAGGCATCGACGCCGAAGTCGTCCGCGGCCTGCAACAGCCGGGCGATGTCGCCGTCGTCCAGCGCGGCGACGATGAGCAAGATGGCGTCGGCGCCAGCGGCGCGCGCCTCGGCGACCTGGTAGCGATCGACCATGAAATCCTTGCGCAGGATCGGCAGCGCCGGCGTGGCCGCGCGCGCCGTCCGCAGATCGTCCAGGCTGCCGCCGAAGAACGGCTGGTCGGTCAACACGGACATCGCCGCCGCGCCGGCCGCCGCGTAGGTCGCAGCCATCTCCGCCGGTTCGACGCCTTGCCGGATCCAGCCCGCTGAAGGCGAGCGCCGCTTGAACTCGGCGATGCAGGTGACCTGTCCGGCGCGGCGCAAGGCCTGGCCGAAACCGCGCGCCGGCGGTTGCGCCCGCGCGGCGGCGGTCACCTCAGCCAGCGGGCGCTGCTGCTGGCAAACCGCCAGATCAGCGCGCGTGCGAGCCAGGATCTCGTCGAGGATCATGCGGTCGGCGCCGCGGCCGGCGGCGGCAGAGGCACGATGGTGCGCAGCTTCTCCAGCACCGCGCCGGCGGCGCCGCTGCGCAACGATTCGACGGCACGGGCGGCGCCGGCCTGCAGATCAGACGCGGCGCCGATGACGTACAGGCCGGCGGCGGCGGCCATCAGGGCCGCGGTCTGCACCGCCGGGTGGGCGCGGCCGGCCAACGCTTCGTTGATCACGCTGGCGTTGAATGACGGATCGCCGCCCAGCAAACCAGCGGGGTCGGCCGGCTGCAGGCCAAAATCCGCCGGGCCGATCTCGTAGACGCGGACCGCCCCGTCGCGCAGCTCGGCGACGTGGGTCTGGCCGTGGGGCGCCAGCTCGTCCAGACCGCCGGCGCCGTGAATGACCATCGCCCGCCGCGAGCCGAGGTCGCCGTGCGCGCGGGCCAGCGGCTCGCAACGCTCTCGGCTGAAGATCCCGTTGACGTGAAAGCGCGCGCCGCACGGGTTGGTCAGCGGCCCCAGCAGATTGAACAGCGTGCGCAGGCCCAGCTCCTTGCGCACGCCGCCCACGTGGCGGGTGGCGGCGTGGTGCACGGGCGCGAACATGAACGCCAGGTGCGCCTCGTGCAGACAGCGCGACGCCTCGTCGGGCGTGGGCGCTGGCTTCAATCCCAGCGCTTCGATCACGTCGTGCGATCCTGAACGCGACGACTGCGCGCGGTTGCCGTGCTTGGCCACCGGGACGCCGCAGCCGGCGATGATGAACGACGCCAGCGTCGAGATGTTCACCGACCGTGAGCCGTCGCCGCCCGTGCCGCAGGTGTCCAGCACATCCCGATGATCGGTTGGCACCGGCGTCATCCGCGCCCGCATGGCCTGGGCGGCGCCGACGATCTCGCCGACGGTCTCGCCCTTCATGCGCAGGGCGACGAGCAGCGCGCTGATCAAAGCGGGCGAGCCCTCCCCGTCCATGATCAGGCCCACCGCCGCCGCCATCTGCTCGGCTGACAGATCGTGGCCTTCGACGACGCGCGCAATGGTCTCCCGCAGGACCTGCGCGCCGGTTGCGGCGGGCGCCGGCCCCGTCGTCGGCGTCGGCCCTGTCACGGTCGTTGTCATGGGCGTCCTCCCTTCTGCAGGAAGTTCTTCAGCAGATCTTTGCCCACCGTGGTCAGGAACGATTCGGGGTGGAACTGCACGCCTTCCACGGCCAGGGTCTTGTGGCGCAAACCCATGATCTCTTCGTCCCAGGTCTTGGCGGAGATCTCCAGACAGTCGGGCAGCGTCTTTCGCTCGACGATCAGCGAGTGATAGCGGGTGGCCTCGAACGGGTTCGGCAGGCCGGTGAAGGCGCCGCGCTCGTCGTGGAAGATCTTCGACGTCTTGCCGTGCATGACCTGGCGGGCGCGAATCACCTTGCCGCCGAAGGCTTGCCCTATCGCCTGATGGCCCAGGCACACGCCGAAGATGGGAATCTGACCGCCGTAGAGTTTGAGCACCTCCAGGCTGATGCCCGCTTCGTTCGGCGTGCACGGCCCGGGCGAGATCACGATGTGCGACGGGGCCAGGGCGGCGATCTCGGACGCCGGGAGCTCGTCGTTGCGTATCACCCGCACGTCCTGGCCCAGCTCGCCGAGGTATTGAACCAGGTTGTAGGTGAACGAATCGTAGTTATCGATAACCAGCAACATGTCAGCCTGTGCCCATTCCCCGGCGGGCGATCTCCACCGCCGTGACCACCGCCCGCGCCTTGTTCACGCACTCGGCGTATTCGTCTCCCGGCACGCTGTCGGCGACGATGCCGGCGCCCGCCTGCACGTTGATGGTGTCGCCCAGCGTGACCAGCGTGCGGATGGCGATGGCCAGGTCCAGGTTGCCGGCGTACGAGATATAGCCGACGGCGCCGCCGTAGATGCCGCGCCGATTCGGCTCCAGCTCTTCGATGATCTGCATGGCGCGGATCTTGGGCGCGCCGCTCAGCGTGCCGGCGGGGAACGCGGCGCGGATGACGTCGACCGGCCGCTTGCCCGGCGCCAGGCGGCCGCGCACGTTCGAGACGAGGTGCATGACGTGCGAGTAACGTTCGATGGTCATCACGTCGCTGATGCGCACCGAACCGGGATCGGTCACCCGGCCCACGTCGTTGCGGCCAAGATCGATCAGCATGACGTGCTCGGCGCGTTCCTTCGGATCGGCGGACAGCTCGGCTTGCAGGGCGGCGTCCTCGGCGGGCGTGGCGCCGCGGCGGCGGGTGCCGGCCAGCGGGCGCACCGTCACCTCGCCGTTCTCTACTCGCACCAGACATTCGGGCGACGCGCCGGTGATCACCGCCTCGGGAAATTCCAGGTGGAACATGTACGGTGACGGGTTGGTGACCCGCAGGGCGCGGTAGACGTCGAACGGATCGACCTCGCCCCGCGAAACTTCAAAGCGCTGCGAATAGACGACCTGGAAGGCGTCGCCGGCCAGGATGTACTCCTGAATCTGGCGCACGCCGCTCTCGTAGGTTTCGCGCGTGACGGTGGTGCGAGGCGCCGGCACGTGGGACGGACGCGCCGGATCCAGCGGGCGCAGTGCCGGCGCCGGCCGCGCCAGCCGATCGACGATGGCGTCGATGCGCTGGCAAGCGGCGTCGTAGGCCTTGCCCGGATCGCCGCCCGACACATCGGCGGCCGCCACCACCTTCACCGTGCCGCGCAGGTTGTCGAAGATGACCACCGTATCGGTGAGCGCGAAGCAGAGCTCCGGCACCTTCAGGGCGTCGGGTTTCAGATTGGGCAGCTTTTCAAACGTGCGGACGATGTCGTAGCCCAGCCAGCCCACGGCGCCGCCGAAGAAACGCGGCAAACCTTCGGGCACGGCCGGCGCTTGTTGGGCCAGGTAGGCGTCGACGAAGCCAAGCGGGTTCGCCGTGCGCACCTGCTCGCTGACGCGGAAGCCGGCGCCATCGGGCACCAACACTTCCAGGTTCTCCCCGCGGGCACGGATGACGGCGCGCGGTTTGACGCCGACAAAACTGTAGGCGGCCCACTTTTCGCCACCCACCACGCTCTCCAGCAAGAACGAATAGGGCCCGCGGCCGAGCTTGGCGTATGCCGACACCGGGGTGTCCGCGTCGGCCAACACCTCGCGGTAAACGAAGCAAAGCCGGCCGCGGCGCGCCAGCTCGGCAAATCCAGATCGGTCGGGAACGAACCCTGGCATGGGAACCAGCAACCTTAGCACCTAGCCCCGGCCGGGGTGAAGAACGGCCGGTGAATTGCCGTCGCTGCGGCGGCGTCTGATTGGCGGGCGCCGCGCTCCGACGGCGTACTTTCTCAGCTATAGTGACGGGCCTTCGTGCCACACGCTGCATCTGAAACCAACGGCCCCGGGCCGCGCACCCGCGGGTTCGTGGCGTGGACCTTGCGGCACGGACGGACGTTGTGGGTGGTGGCGCTGCTGCTGGCGATTCCGGCGGCGTGGCGGACGGTGGGCCTTTACCGCAACCTGCGCAGCGACATCGAAGAGCTGCTGCCGCGCAACGCGCCCAGCGTGGTGGCGCTGAACGAACTGCGATCGCGCATGGCCGGCCTGCAGTACCTGGGCGTCATCGTCGACTTCGGCACGCCCGACAAGTTGTCCGCCGGCGAAAAGCTGGTCGACGACCTGGCGGCGCGCATCGCCACCTATCCGCGCGACATGGTCACCGCCGTGCGCACCGGGTTCGGGACCGAACGAGCCTTCGTCGAAAGCCGCGTGGCCTTGCTGCTGGAGCTCGGCGATCTGCAGACCATCCGCCAGCGCATCGAAGATCGGGTGCACTGGGAGTACGGCAAAGAGACCGGCACCCTGCTGGACGACAAAGAGCCGGCGCCGCCGCTGGACTTCGCCGACATACAAAAAAAATACGAAAGACGCGTCGGCGGCCCCGAGCTGGTCGACGATCGCTTCTGCGGGCCGAAGCTGGGCCTGTGCCTGCTGCTGGTCGAGGTGGGCGGCTTTGCCACCGACGCGCACCGTTCGGGCGCGCTTTTGCACCGGGTGCAGGCCGACATCGCCGCGCTGGGCGGCCCGTCCCACTATGCGTCGGGCCTGCGCCTCGGTTTCGCCGGCGACGTCGTCGTTTCTGTCGAAGAGATGGCGGCGCTGGTACAAGACCTGACGTTGTCGTCGGTGATCGTCGTGGCCGCCGTGCTGCTGGTGATCATGGCGTTCTATCGCTGGCCGCGCAGCGTGCCGGCGCTGTTCCTGCCTCTCGGCCTGGGCGCCGTCTACGCCTTCGCGCTGGCCAGCCTGCCGCCCTTCGGGATCACCGAGCTCAATTCGAACACGGCCTTCCTGGGTTCGATCATCATCGGCAACGGGATCAATTTCGGGATCATCCAGCTGGCCCGCTATCTGGAGACGCGCCGACAGGGACTGCCGATCGAAGAATCGCTGGTGGTCAGCTTGTGGGGCACCCGGCGCGGGACGCTGTCGGCGGCGCTGGCGGCCGGCGTGTCGTACGCGTCGCTGACGGCGATGCAGTTTCGCGGCTTCCGCCAGTTCGGCGTGGTCGGGGGGCTCGGCATGCTGCTGTGCTGGGCCACGATGTATGTCTTGGGTCCGTCGCTGGTGGCCTGGCTGGACGGCGGGCGCGTGCGGCCCGAGACGGAAGCCCGCCGCACCAGCGTGTGGACCTGGCTGGCGCGCTGGGTGACGTCGTCGCCGGGGCCGATCTTGATCGGCGCGACGTTGCTGACGGTGGCCGCCGGCTGGCAGGTGCGCAAGTTCGGGCCCGATCAACTGGAGTACGATTTTTCGCGCCTGCGCCGCCGCGACACCTGGACGTCGGGCGAGGCCTACTGGGGCCACAAGATGGACACCCTGCTCGGGCGTTATCTGACGCCGACGGTGCTGCTGACCGACAGCCCCGAGGAAGCGCGCGCCGTGGCCAGTCGGCTGCGCGAAGCCAGCAAGAAGCCGCCGCTGTCGACGATGATCGCCTCGGTGCGCAGCCTCGACGACGTGGTGCCGCCCGATCAAGCGCAGAAGAACGCCGAGGTGGCGGCCATCCGACGCAAGATGACCCCGCACCTGCGCCAGCACGTGTCGGCGGAGGACAACAGCAACCTCGATCGGTTGATCGGCGGCGACGGCCCGCCGCCCACCATCGTCGAGGCGGACGTCCCCGAGGTGCTGACCACCGGCCTGCGCGAACGCAACGGCGCCCTGGGCCGGGCGGTGCTGGTGTTTCCCAACCCCAGCGATGCCATGTGGCGCGGCGAGAACATGGCGACGTTCGTCCACGCGCTGCGCGACGTGGCCCAGGCGCCGGTGGCCCTCGGTGGGCGGCCGGCGCGCGTGGCCGGCGCGCCGCCGCTCACCACCGACATCATCGAATCGATGCGCCACGACGGGCCGTTGGCCTCGCTGCTGGCGTTGCTGGGCGTGGTGGCGACGGTGGTTTTGATGTTCGGCCGCGGGCGGGCCACGCCGTTCGTCATCGGGTCGCTGATCGTCGGCGTGCTGTGGATGGTCGGCGCGACGCTGGGTCTGCACATCAAGATCAACTTCGTGAACTTCATCGCCTTCCCCATCACGTTCGGCATCGGGGTCGACTATGCGGTGAACGTGATGGCCCGTTACCTGCGCGACGGCGAGCACGATGTGGCGGCGGCGGTGCGCGGGACCGGCGCCGCGGTGGCGCTGTGTTCGATGACCACCATCATCGGGTACTCGTCGCTGCTGGTGGCGCAGAACCTGGGACTGTTCCTGTTTGGCTTGCTGGCGGTGCTGGGCGAGGTGACCTGCCTGACCACGGCCATCGTGGTGCTGCCGGCGGTGCTGGTGCGCCTGGAGAGACGGCGCCGCCCACCGCGGCAAGAATCGACGCCCGAAATCGCTGTTTCAGCCCGCAAATCACGGCCTGTCCTGGACACCACGGGCATGGGCGGGTAGCTTTGCCGCCCAACATGAGCCGGCCGAACGATCCAAGTTCTCCGTCTGCGGTCATGCGGTCGCTGCCGCGGATCTTCGACGACCTGCCCATCTGGGCGCAGTTGAACATCACCTGGAAGTGCAACCTCGATTGCTCGTACTGCACCGAGTACGACAACTCGAAGGGGCACGTGCCGTACGACGTGCTCTTGCACCGCATCGACAAGTGCAAGGAACTGGGCACGCTGCACACCGACCTTATCGGCGG of the Polyangia bacterium genome contains:
- the trpB gene encoding tryptophan synthase subunit beta, with the translated sequence MTVPASSTTQTPGRFGSFGGRYVSETLIPSLDQLSAAWAAASVDPAFAEEFDRLLRDYVGRPTPLTFAGRLSAELGRGVRLYLKREDLCHTGAHKINNCLGQLILARRMGKTRIIAETGAGQHGVATATACALFGLPCEIYMGAVDVQRQSLNVFRMKLLGAKVHAVSQGTATLKDAMNEALRDWVTNVRDTHYVIGSVAGPHPYPLLVRELQAVIGREARDQILEAEGRLPDAAVACVGGGSNAMGLFHAFVPDSGVKLFGVEAAGDGLSTGRHAATLALGKVGVLHGARSYVLCDDDGQIAEAHSISAGLDYPGVGPEHSFLKDSGRASYLSVTDDEALGGFQRLARSEGILPALESSHAIAALGQVVAMLPEKSVVVVNVSGRGDKDMGTIAKRLNVVL
- a CDS encoding phosphoribosylanthranilate isomerase, whose product is MSPPQNPPLLIKICGVTTPADAALAAHAGAGAIGVNLWPGSKRYVGDHAAARAVLAAVPAGVLKVGVFVNAAPDDVGRAVDQLGLDRAQLHGDETATAFAGFDPAGLIRAVRVRDAASFAEALQWNTRAAVRLYDAFVDGFGGGGQPAPWGLIAGQGRRPFWLAGGLTPDNVAAAITATAADGVDVASGVESAPGRKDPARVAAFVAAARAAAAALGYSLSP
- the trpC gene encoding indole-3-glycerol phosphate synthase TrpC, whose protein sequence is MILDEILARTRADLAVCQQQRPLAEVTAAARAQPPARGFGQALRRAGQVTCIAEFKRRSPSAGWIRQGVEPAEMAATYAAAGAAAMSVLTDQPFFGGSLDDLRTARAATPALPILRKDFMVDRYQVAEARAAGADAILLIVAALDDGDIARLLQAADDFGVDALVEAHDEPEVRRAVALGARIVGVNNRDLKTFTMDRELCIRLRPLVPPDRVMVAESGIRDAADVRRLGAAGIDAVLVGETLMRAIDPGAALRGLLA
- the trpD gene encoding anthranilate phosphoribosyltransferase, whose protein sequence is MTTTVTGPTPTTGPAPAATGAQVLRETIARVVEGHDLSAEQMAAAVGLIMDGEGSPALISALLVALRMKGETVGEIVGAAQAMRARMTPVPTDHRDVLDTCGTGGDGSRSVNISTLASFIIAGCGVPVAKHGNRAQSSRSGSHDVIEALGLKPAPTPDEASRCLHEAHLAFMFAPVHHAATRHVGGVRKELGLRTLFNLLGPLTNPCGARFHVNGIFSRERCEPLARAHGDLGSRRAMVIHGAGGLDELAPHGQTHVAELRDGAVRVYEIGPADFGLQPADPAGLLGGDPSFNASVINEALAGRAHPAVQTAALMAAAAGLYVIGAASDLQAGAARAVESLRSGAAGAVLEKLRTIVPLPPPAAAPTA
- a CDS encoding aminodeoxychorismate/anthranilate synthase component II encodes the protein MLLVIDNYDSFTYNLVQYLGELGQDVRVIRNDELPASEIAALAPSHIVISPGPCTPNEAGISLEVLKLYGGQIPIFGVCLGHQAIGQAFGGKVIRARQVMHGKTSKIFHDERGAFTGLPNPFEATRYHSLIVERKTLPDCLEISAKTWDEEIMGLRHKTLAVEGVQFHPESFLTTVGKDLLKNFLQKGGRP
- the trpE gene encoding anthranilate synthase component I, yielding MPGFVPDRSGFAELARRGRLCFVYREVLADADTPVSAYAKLGRGPYSFLLESVVGGEKWAAYSFVGVKPRAVIRARGENLEVLVPDGAGFRVSEQVRTANPLGFVDAYLAQQAPAVPEGLPRFFGGAVGWLGYDIVRTFEKLPNLKPDALKVPELCFALTDTVVIFDNLRGTVKVVAAADVSGGDPGKAYDAACQRIDAIVDRLARPAPALRPLDPARPSHVPAPRTTVTRETYESGVRQIQEYILAGDAFQVVYSQRFEVSRGEVDPFDVYRALRVTNPSPYMFHLEFPEAVITGASPECLVRVENGEVTVRPLAGTRRRGATPAEDAALQAELSADPKERAEHVMLIDLGRNDVGRVTDPGSVRISDVMTIERYSHVMHLVSNVRGRLAPGKRPVDVIRAAFPAGTLSGAPKIRAMQIIEELEPNRRGIYGGAVGYISYAGNLDLAIAIRTLVTLGDTINVQAGAGIVADSVPGDEYAECVNKARAVVTAVEIARRGMGTG
- a CDS encoding MMPL family transporter, whose amino-acid sequence is MPHAASETNGPGPRTRGFVAWTLRHGRTLWVVALLLAIPAAWRTVGLYRNLRSDIEELLPRNAPSVVALNELRSRMAGLQYLGVIVDFGTPDKLSAGEKLVDDLAARIATYPRDMVTAVRTGFGTERAFVESRVALLLELGDLQTIRQRIEDRVHWEYGKETGTLLDDKEPAPPLDFADIQKKYERRVGGPELVDDRFCGPKLGLCLLLVEVGGFATDAHRSGALLHRVQADIAALGGPSHYASGLRLGFAGDVVVSVEEMAALVQDLTLSSVIVVAAVLLVIMAFYRWPRSVPALFLPLGLGAVYAFALASLPPFGITELNSNTAFLGSIIIGNGINFGIIQLARYLETRRQGLPIEESLVVSLWGTRRGTLSAALAAGVSYASLTAMQFRGFRQFGVVGGLGMLLCWATMYVLGPSLVAWLDGGRVRPETEARRTSVWTWLARWVTSSPGPILIGATLLTVAAGWQVRKFGPDQLEYDFSRLRRRDTWTSGEAYWGHKMDTLLGRYLTPTVLLTDSPEEARAVASRLREASKKPPLSTMIASVRSLDDVVPPDQAQKNAEVAAIRRKMTPHLRQHVSAEDNSNLDRLIGGDGPPPTIVEADVPEVLTTGLRERNGALGRAVLVFPNPSDAMWRGENMATFVHALRDVAQAPVALGGRPARVAGAPPLTTDIIESMRHDGPLASLLALLGVVATVVLMFGRGRATPFVIGSLIVGVLWMVGATLGLHIKINFVNFIAFPITFGIGVDYAVNVMARYLRDGEHDVAAAVRGTGAAVALCSMTTIIGYSSLLVAQNLGLFLFGLLAVLGEVTCLTTAIVVLPAVLVRLERRRRPPRQESTPEIAVSARKSRPVLDTTGMGG